The region GCAGGTTGTTCTTGACGAGCTCGGACACCTGGGGAAGCCGCATCAGGTCCGGCGGATCGTCCGCCAGGACGCGCGGCGCGTTCTGGGTGATGACCGCGAACTGGTCCTCGCGGATGTTCCACGTGACGTTCGGATGCTGTTTGGTGAACTCGTCGGCGAGATCCTTCGGCACCGGGAAGCCGGTCTCGAAGTAGCCGTTGAGCGTGACCGGCGCCGTACCGCAGGTGGGCGCGGACGAGGGGGACGTGCCGGTGGCCTCCGCCTGGGGGGCGTCGCCTCCCGGGGCCCCGCACCCCGCCGCCAGCGCCCCTCCCAGCGCGACCGTAAGCACCGCTCCGTTCCATCGGCGGATTCGACGCGACATGTGCGTCTCCTTGGGTTGCTCGGATTGGGTTGCTCGGATTGGTTGCATGAACAGACCGCTCGGGGATCCCCTCGACGGCGGACGCCGGACACCCCGGGAGTCGGTTGCTAAATCGGATTAGCAATGCGATAGTCTCACCATACGTGTCGCGGGGTGTCAACCCCTCACAGCACAGGAGGTCGCTCGGTGAGCCCACGACGGGTCACGCTGGCGGACGTCGCCAAGATCGCCGGTGTCTCGCCGACGACCGCGTCGCTCGTGTTGTCCGGACGCGGGCGGGAGCTGCGCATCTCCCAGGATGTCGAGCAGCGCGTGCTCAAGGCCGCGGCCGAGTTGCAGTATCGGCCAAACATCGTATCCGTAGGCCTACGAACTGGGACAACTCGGACTATAGGCTTCGTCTCGGACACGATCGCCACGTCGCGGCTCGCCGGCGACATGATCAAGGGGGCGCTGGAGGCCGCGCGGGAGCGCGGCTTCATGCTGTTCATCGGTGAGACGGAGGGAGATCCCGAGCTCGAACGTCTCCTGCTGCAGGCCATGCACGACCGTCAGGTGGACGGGCTCATCCTGGCCGCGATGTACACGCGGACCATCAGGGTGCCCAAGGGGATGGGGACCGCCCCCGCCGTGCTGCTCAACGCGCTGCCCAAGCAGCGGTCTCCGCTGCCCTCGGTGCTCCCCGACGAGGTCGAGGCCGGGCGCCGCGCCGCGCGGGTCCTGCTCGACGCCGGCCATCGCGAGGGCATCCATCTGATCGGCGCCGGTCCCGGGCGGCGCGACGTTCCCCCGGGCGGCAGCGTCGCGGCCGTCGAACGGCTCATCGGCATCCGGGAGGCGCTCGGCGAGGCGGGGGTCAAGCCGGCGGGCGGCCACGTCTGCGCCGACTGGCAGCCGGAGTACGGCCTCGCCGCGACCAGGGCGCTGCTGGAGGTCGCGCGGCCCCGCGCGTTGATCTGCTTCAACGACCGGGTCGCCCTGGGCGCCTACCAGGCGCTCGACGACTTCGGGCTGAAAGTGCCCGGCGACGTCTCGGTCGTCTCCTTCGACGACCACCCCATCGCCGCGTGGATGCGCCCCAAGCTGACGACGGTGGCGCTCCCCCACTACGAACTGGGCCGCAAGGCGGTGGACGTCCTGTTCGCGGAGATGGGCCGTGACGGTGACGACGCCGCGCCGGAGGGCGAGGTGCACCGGGTGCCGATGCCCGTCCGCCTCCGGGAGTCGGTCGCCGCCGCGACCTCGTGATCGGGCCGCATGATCCGGCGGCCGCGCGAAGGCGTTCCGGCAGCCGTGCCCGGGCTGCCGGAACCCCCTCAGTGCCCGGAACCCCTCAGTTCTGTGACTTGCCCCCGGTCAGCCGGGAGATCGCCAGGGCGGTGAGGATGATCGCCCCGTTGAGCGCGTCGATCCACTGGGCGGGCACGCCCGCCAGCGTCAGGACGTTCTGGATCATGTAGAGCAGCAGGATGCCGGTGAACGCGCCGAACACCGTTCCCTTGCCTCCGTTGAGGCTGACCCCTCCGATGACGGCGGCCGCGAACACCGTGAAGATCGCTCCGTTCCCCTGGGAGGCGGCGACGGAGGCGAGCCGGCCCGACAGCAGGAGCCCGCCGAGCGCGGCCAGCGCGCCGGCGGAGATCAGCGTGATCCACAGCACCCGGTCCGTACGGATGCCCGCCGCCTTGGCGGCGTCCACGTTGCCGCCGATGGCGTACAACGCGCGCCCGAACCGGGTGAACCCCAGCAGCACGATCCCGGCCGCGAACAGCAGCAGGCAGATCCAGATCGACGCGGGCACGCCGAACCACATCGCCGAGCCGAGGTAGGCCATGGGCGCCGGGAGGTTGAAGAAGGTCTGCCCGCCGGAGATGCCCGTCAAAAGGCCGCGCAGCACGATGAGCATGCCCAGCGTGACGATGAAGCCGTTGAGCCCGAATCGGACGATGAACAGCGAGTTCACCATTCCGACGAGCACGCCGACCAGGAGGGTGATCGGGATCGCCCACGCCCCGGGCACCAGCCCGAGCCCGTGTCCCGCCCCCGCCGCGACCGTCAGCCAGGCGGCCACCCCGGGAGCCAGCCCGAAGGTCGACTCCAGCGACAGGTCCATCCGGCCGGCGACGAGCACGAGCGTCTGCGCCAGGACGAGCAGCGAGATCTCCGACATCGTCTGCAGGATGTTGATCAGGTTGTCGGCCTGCAGGAAGATCGGGCTCACGATCTGCCCGACGATCGCGATCACGATGATCGCGGGGACCAGGGCGAAGTCCCGCAGCCGGGCCAGCGGGATCGGAGAGCGGCGCCTTCCCGTTTCCGCGCTCTCCGGCGGCGCGGAGCCCTGGGGGTGCCCCGTCCCGGGGTGGGCGGCGGTGGTCTCAGGCATCGAGGTCGACTCCTTCCATGGCGGCCACCATCTCGTGGTCGTGCCAGCCGGCGGCAAGATCCGCGACGACCCGGCCGTGGAACAGCACGAGCACCCGGTTGCACAGCCGCAGATCGTCAAGTTCATCGGAGGCGATCACGACACCGGTGCCGTTTCCGGCGATCTCCTCGACCTTTTCGAGCAGGAACTCCTTCGACCGGACGTCGACCCCGGCGGTCGGGGTGATCAGCACGAGCAGGCGGGGGTCGTTCGCCAGGGCGCGGGCCATCACCACCTTCTGCTGGTTGCCGCCGGACAGCCCGGAGACCGGCAGGTCCGGGCCCGGAGTCTTGATCGCCAGATTGCCGATCATCTCGCGGGCCAGCGCGTCCCTGCGGCGCCCGCTGACGAACCCCGCCGACCCGAGCCGCTCGGGCACGGTCATCGTGGTGTTGTCGGCGATCGACATCAGCGGGACGAGCCCCTGGTGGTGCCGGTCCCTGGGGACGAACCCCACGCCCGCCGCGAGCGAGTCCGGCACGCTCCCCGGACGCGGGCGCTCGCCGGCCACCTCCATGATCCCGGCCTGCGGGGCCCGCAGGCCGACGATCGTCTCGGCGAGCTCGGTCTTCCCGCTGCCGCCGAGGCCGGCCAGGCCCACGATCTCTCCCTCGCGGACCCGCAGGTCGACGTCCCGGTAGACGTCGCCGTCGGTCAGTCCCCGGACGTCGAGGACCACCGGGGTGCCGTCCGGGACGGGCGGGCGGACGGCGTGCTCCCGCAGGCCGGCCGCCTCCCCGGTCATCGCCGCGACGAGCTCGCCCTGCGGCAGGTCGGTCACCGGCGCGGTCAGGATGTGCCGGGCGTCCCGGAACACCGTGACCGTGTCGCAGATCTCGTAGATCTCCTGCAGGTGATGGCTGATGAACAGGAAGGTCACTCCCTGGTCCCGCATCGCCCGCATCCGGTCGAAGAGCCGGGAGATCGCCGCGCCGTCGAGCTGCGCGGTCGGCTCGTCCAGGATGATGAACCGCGCGCCGAACGACAACGCCCGGGCGATCTCCACGAACTGCCGCTGCTCCACGCCGAGCTCCCCGGCCGGCCGGCGGACGTCGACGTCCACCGACCAGGCCTCCAGGAGCTCGGCGGCCTTCCGCCACACGCCCTTCCAGCCGACCAGTCCGAACCGGTTGCGGTCGTGCCGGTTCAGGTACAGGTTCTCCGCCACGGTCAGCTCAGGGATGATCGTGGACTTCTGGTAGACGCAGGCGACCCGTTCCCGCCACGCGTCGCGGTCGGACAACCGCGGCGCGGGGGTCCCGGCGAAGCGGACCTCGCCCTCGTCGGGCGCCTGCAGGCCGGTGAGGATGGAGACCAGCGTCGACTTGCCGGCGCCGTTCCGTCCGACGAGCGCGTGGGTCTCCCCCTGCCTGATCGTGATGTGGGCGCGGTCCAGCGCCGTCGTCTCGCCGTATCTCTTGGTGATGCTTTCCGCCTCGGCGACGGGCGGGCCGGTGCGGACCGGCACGCCGTCACGGGCGGGCGAAGGGCTCGCGGGCCCTGCCGCGAAATCGCCCATTGTCATGCCTCTCAGCTCAGGTTGTTGCCCCACAGCGACTTGTCGTCGTGCTTGACGCTGGAGATGTCACCGTACGTACCGCCGTCCGCCGTGA is a window of Microbispora sp. NBC_01189 DNA encoding:
- a CDS encoding LacI family DNA-binding transcriptional regulator; the protein is MSPRRVTLADVAKIAGVSPTTASLVLSGRGRELRISQDVEQRVLKAAAELQYRPNIVSVGLRTGTTRTIGFVSDTIATSRLAGDMIKGALEAARERGFMLFIGETEGDPELERLLLQAMHDRQVDGLILAAMYTRTIRVPKGMGTAPAVLLNALPKQRSPLPSVLPDEVEAGRRAARVLLDAGHREGIHLIGAGPGRRDVPPGGSVAAVERLIGIREALGEAGVKPAGGHVCADWQPEYGLAATRALLEVARPRALICFNDRVALGAYQALDDFGLKVPGDVSVVSFDDHPIAAWMRPKLTTVALPHYELGRKAVDVLFAEMGRDGDDAAPEGEVHRVPMPVRLRESVAAATS
- a CDS encoding ABC transporter permease, whose protein sequence is MPETTAAHPGTGHPQGSAPPESAETGRRRSPIPLARLRDFALVPAIIVIAIVGQIVSPIFLQADNLINILQTMSEISLLVLAQTLVLVAGRMDLSLESTFGLAPGVAAWLTVAAGAGHGLGLVPGAWAIPITLLVGVLVGMVNSLFIVRFGLNGFIVTLGMLIVLRGLLTGISGGQTFFNLPAPMAYLGSAMWFGVPASIWICLLLFAAGIVLLGFTRFGRALYAIGGNVDAAKAAGIRTDRVLWITLISAGALAALGGLLLSGRLASVAASQGNGAIFTVFAAAVIGGVSLNGGKGTVFGAFTGILLLYMIQNVLTLAGVPAQWIDALNGAIILTALAISRLTGGKSQN
- a CDS encoding sugar ABC transporter ATP-binding protein; this translates as MTMGDFAAGPASPSPARDGVPVRTGPPVAEAESITKRYGETTALDRAHITIRQGETHALVGRNGAGKSTLVSILTGLQAPDEGEVRFAGTPAPRLSDRDAWRERVACVYQKSTIIPELTVAENLYLNRHDRNRFGLVGWKGVWRKAAELLEAWSVDVDVRRPAGELGVEQRQFVEIARALSFGARFIILDEPTAQLDGAAISRLFDRMRAMRDQGVTFLFISHHLQEIYEICDTVTVFRDARHILTAPVTDLPQGELVAAMTGEAAGLREHAVRPPVPDGTPVVLDVRGLTDGDVYRDVDLRVREGEIVGLAGLGGSGKTELAETIVGLRAPQAGIMEVAGERPRPGSVPDSLAAGVGFVPRDRHHQGLVPLMSIADNTTMTVPERLGSAGFVSGRRRDALAREMIGNLAIKTPGPDLPVSGLSGGNQQKVVMARALANDPRLLVLITPTAGVDVRSKEFLLEKVEEIAGNGTGVVIASDELDDLRLCNRVLVLFHGRVVADLAAGWHDHEMVAAMEGVDLDA